One Gemmatimonadota bacterium genomic window, CATCGGTGGGCCGATCCGAAGACCGGGTTCGATTTCGAATGGTACTACCGGCCCATCAAAAACTGGGGAGATGTCGTGGCCGGCCGCATGCCCCTGGACTCGCTGGGCGTCGAAGCGCTGGACGAGCACACCATCGCCTTCACCACGACCCAGCCGACGCCCTACGCGCCGGAGCTTTTGAATTACAGCTGGGTGACCCCCACCCACCTGTTCGAGAAATATGGCCCGGCCTGGTCGACCCGGGCCGAGACCCACATGGGCAGCGGTCCCTTCCGGCTCAAGGAATGGACCATCAACGACCGCATCGTCCTCGAGCCGAGTCCCACGTACCGGGGCCCCAACAAGCCCTACCTGGAACGCATCACGGCGCAACTCTTCAACGCCGCCGCTCAACCGCCGTACCTCGCAGCCTATGAAGCCGGCGAAGTCGACTACATCGTGCTGAGCAACCAGGCCGAAATCAACCGCGTCAAATCCAATCCCGCGTTGGAGGACCACCTGAACACCTACGTGGATTTCCAGACCTACTATCTACTGATGGATTCCTACAACCCGCCCTTCAACGACCGGCGGGTGCGCCGGGCCTTCAGCCACGCCGTAGATCAGGCTTCGCTCATGAGTTCGGCCCTGCGGGATATCGCGTTGCCGGCCGCCGCCATGTCGCCGCCGGGGTTTCCCGCAGCCAACTCCGAAGCGCTGGCTTCCATCCAGGCCTACGATCCGGTAATGGCGCGTAACCTCCTGGCGCAGGCTGGTTATCCCGATGGTGAGGGATTCCCGGCCGTGAGTATTTGGCTGCGGGGAGAAACCATCGTGCACAGCACGGCCGCCGAGGCGGTCCAGGCCATGCTGAGGCAGAATCTGAATATCGAGGTCGGGGTGCGGAACGTGGAAAGGAAGGTGTTTACGGAGACGATGAACGCCAAGGAACTCACCCTGGCGCTCATCCCCTACCGCTATGACTACGTCGACGCCAGCAACCTGCTCACGTTGTGGTTGTCGAACGGCAGGCATCCCTGGCATAACGCGCGGTTCGAAGATCTGGTGCTTCGGGCTAATGTACTGGTGGGAGATCCGGACCGACGCGACGCGTTATACCAGGAAGCGGAGGAAATCCTTGTCCGCGACGTGGGCGGCGTGTTCCTCTGGCACACCCTGATCAATGAAATGTGGCGGCCCTACGTGCGCGGTGCGGCGCTGGAGACCAACAAGTGGGGGTACAGGGCGTGGCGGGGCAACCAGATGCTGAATCTGATGCCGACCCTGTATATATCGGAAGAAGTCCAGGATGCGGCCCCGAAGAAAGAACCCACCGGCTTCTGGGACTGGCTGACCACCCGGTAGGTCCCAGCGGGCGTCGCCAGCGAATTCGCGGGACGCGGCCTTCCTCGTCGTGACCTCACCTGATCCCCGGGACGCTCATCACCGAGTGCCAGGTCCGGTCCCGATTACGCCGCGGCTTCCTGCACGATGCGCCCGTCGAAGAGACGGATGATCCGGTGGGCGTGGTCGGCCAGCGTCTGGTCGTGGGTCACCATGATGATGGTCGTGCCCGCCTCGTTGAGGCCGCTCAGCAGTTCCATCACCTCGGCGCCGTTGGCCGAGTCCAGGTTACCCGTCGGCTCATCGGCCAGGATCAGTTTGGGGTTGCCGATGACCGCCCGCGCCACGGCCACGCGCTGCTGCTGGCCGCCGGAGAGCTGCTGCGGGAAGTGGTTCCGGCGGTGGGGGATCTGCATGTGCTCCATGGCCGCGTCCACCCGCTCCTTGCGCTCCTGCTTCGAGGTGCCCAGATAGATCAGCGGCAGTTCGATGTTCTCGTACACGGTCAGTTCGTCGATCAGGTTGAAGCTCTGGAAGACGAAGCCGATGTTGGCCTTGCGCAGGTTGGCCCGCTGCCGCTCGGAGTGGCCGGACACTTCCTGGTCCAGGAAATGGTATTCCCCGCCCGAAGGGTTGTCGAGGAGGCCGAGGATGTTGAGCAGGGTGGACTTGCCGCAGCCCGAGGGGCCCATGATCGCCACGAACTCGCCCTGGTCCACGGCCATGGTCACGTCGTTCAGCGCCGTCGTCTCCACCTCTTCGGTCGCGTAGAGTTTCTTGAGATGCTCGGTCCTGATCATGGTTTGCTCCCGTATTGTGATGATTACTGCAAGACCAATCTTTCCATGTCGCCGAAGTTGTCGTACATGGACGTGATGACCGTTTCGCCCTCTTCTAAGCCTTCGAGGACTTCGAAGTACTGGCTGTTCTGCCGGCCGAGCCGGATCTCCCGCCGCACGGCGAACTCGCCCGTGGGGTCCAGCACATAGATCCAGCGCCCGCCCGTCTTCTGGTAGAAACCGCCCCGGGGCACCTGCATGGCGTCGGCCAGTTCGCCCAGCGCGATGCGCACCTGCAGCGTCTGGCCGCGGCGGAGCCCCTCGGGCATGCCTTCGGGGAACACCATGTCCGCCTCGAACTGCCCCTCGATCACCTCGGGGTACACCCGGCTGATCACCAGGTCGTAGGTCCCGCCCGCGAAATCGAAGGACCCGGACTGGCCGGAGCGGATGCGGGCGATGTAGTGCTCGTCGATGGCCGCGCGCACCTTGAACTCGTCCTCCACGTCGATCTGTCCCAGCCGGTCACCGCCGGGCTTGGACTCGCCCACTTCGGCGATGAGCGAGGACAGGAGTCCCGTGATCGGCGCGCGGATCGTCAGGTTCTCCTCGTTCTGCTTGATGAGTTCCAGGTTCAGGCGCAGCCGGTCGATCGATTCCTCGAGCTGCTGGATCTGGATCGTCTGGAAAAGCGAGTCCTGGTGCAGTGTCTCGACGGTGACGTCCCGCCTGCGCGTAAGGTACTCCAGGTTGTCCTTTGCCTCGTCGTAGTCCTGCCGCGAGGTCAGTTCCGCCTTGAACATCTCGTCCTGGCGCGCATGCTCCCGCTCGGCCTGGCGAAGCCAGTATTCGGTCTCCACCAGTCCGGCGCGCATGCTCAGGCGACGCTGCTCCATGGTCACCCGCGTCTCCCGGAGCCGGTTCACCTCGCGGAAGAGCTCGGCTTCCCGCTGCATGACGCTGAGCTGCAGGTTGGCGTTGGACAGCCGCAGGATGGGCGTGCCTTCCTCGACGTGGGAGCCCTGCTCCACGTAGACCTCTTCCACCCGCCCGCCTTCCACGGCGTCCAGGTAGATCGTCGTAAGCGGCATCACCGCGCCCTGCTCCACGATGTATTCGAGGAAGGGGCCGTGGGTCACCGGGGCCAGGGTCAGCTTCTCGGCGTCCACGTTCAGCGAGGACGGATTGACGCTGAGCAGCGCGTAGGCCCCGAAGGCGATCACCGCTGCCGCCAGGCCGCCTAAGGCGATCCGGCGCGGCGTGAAGCGCTTCTTCTCGATCCGGCGGTCCATGGTGTTGTCCTGCTCACGCTGCCTTTCGGCGGTGAACATGCCCACCAGGCCCTTGGATGCTTCGCCGTTTTGACGCTTGTCGCTCATGCGCTTTAGCCCAGAGTGGTCGCCATTACCCAGAATGGCTTGTCACCTACGTTATAATCCCGTAGCGGATGCAGGCTTCCGTCGGAGAGGTCCACGCGATAGGCCGTCATCACGCCCGCGGCTTCACCGGCACAATAGAGAAACCGGCCATCCGGATCGACGTTGAAGGACCGTGGACTGGCCGGAACCGAAACGTGCCCGAAGGCGCTCAGCGCGCCGTCGGCCGCAACGTCGTATCCCACGATGCTGTCATGCCCCCGGTTGGAGGCATAGGCCCACTTCCCGTTCTGGTGCACTTCCACGTGGGCAGTAGCCCCACCCTCCGCCCAGTCTTCGGGCAGGGTCGATACGTTCTGGAAGATCTCGAGGGTTCCGTGATCCGCGTCGAAGTGGTGGGCCGTCACCGTATTGCCCTGTTCGTTGACGATGTACGCCACGTCACCGCCGGGCCGGAAGCAGATATGGCGGGGGCCCGTTTCATCGTCCGGAGGACTCAGTACCGGGGGTGCGTTAGGGGTCAGCTGGCCCGTTTCCGCGTCGAATCGAAACTGATTGGTCTTGTTGGTGGGACAGACGTGGGGGACGATCACGTACCGGTCCTCGACCGCCAGGCAGACGGCATGAGCCTTCTCGCCCGTGTTGATATACTGCACAAGCTCGCCGATCGCGCCGTCCCCTCCCAGCCGGTGCACGGTGATGCCGCCGCCCCCGTAGTATACCGTCAGCAGGAACCGGGCGCGACGGTCGGTAACGAGGTGCGCGGGGATCTCGATGCCCGTATCCACCTTGTTGACGAGGGAGAGTTCGCCGGAGTCCGTGTCCAGCCGGTAGGACGCGAGCGTGGTGGATTCCACGTGGGCGTTGTACATGAGATTGCCCGCCGGATGCAGGCACAGCGCCCCGGACGGACCGTGGGCGTCGCTGGTGGACCGC contains:
- a CDS encoding ABC transporter ATP-binding protein, with the translated sequence MIRTEHLKKLYATEEVETTALNDVTMAVDQGEFVAIMGPSGCGKSTLLNILGLLDNPSGGEYHFLDQEVSGHSERQRANLRKANIGFVFQSFNLIDELTVYENIELPLIYLGTSKQERKERVDAAMEHMQIPHRRNHFPQQLSGGQQQRVAVARAVIGNPKLILADEPTGNLDSANGAEVMELLSGLNEAGTTIIMVTHDQTLADHAHRIIRLFDGRIVQEAAA
- a CDS encoding HlyD family efflux transporter periplasmic adaptor subunit, with the protein product MSDKRQNGEASKGLVGMFTAERQREQDNTMDRRIEKKRFTPRRIALGGLAAAVIAFGAYALLSVNPSSLNVDAEKLTLAPVTHGPFLEYIVEQGAVMPLTTIYLDAVEGGRVEEVYVEQGSHVEEGTPILRLSNANLQLSVMQREAELFREVNRLRETRVTMEQRRLSMRAGLVETEYWLRQAEREHARQDEMFKAELTSRQDYDEAKDNLEYLTRRRDVTVETLHQDSLFQTIQIQQLEESIDRLRLNLELIKQNEENLTIRAPITGLLSSLIAEVGESKPGGDRLGQIDVEDEFKVRAAIDEHYIARIRSGQSGSFDFAGGTYDLVISRVYPEVIEGQFEADMVFPEGMPEGLRRGQTLQVRIALGELADAMQVPRGGFYQKTGGRWIYVLDPTGEFAVRREIRLGRQNSQYFEVLEGLEEGETVITSMYDNFGDMERLVLQ
- a CDS encoding beta-propeller fold lactonase family protein, which gives rise to MADSPSGRTVVFVSLTGDEQVKAYDQDRETGALTLRSTSDAHGPSGALCLHPAGNLMYNAHVESTTLASYRLDTDSGELSLVNKVDTGIEIPAHLVTDRRARFLLTVYYGGGGITVHRLGGDGAIGELVQYINTGEKAHAVCLAVEDRYVIVPHVCPTNKTNQFRFDAETGQLTPNAPPVLSPPDDETGPRHICFRPGGDVAYIVNEQGNTVTAHHFDADHGTLEIFQNVSTLPEDWAEGGATAHVEVHQNGKWAYASNRGHDSIVGYDVAADGALSAFGHVSVPASPRSFNVDPDGRFLYCAGEAAGVMTAYRVDLSDGSLHPLRDYNVGDKPFWVMATTLG
- a CDS encoding peptide ABC transporter substrate-binding protein → MPSNIRIRGILAFAVVLTGSAALLYVTLLGAAVADPSSQDGPAQVNSVGVTLPPDAAPPEHQHLRTFELNNRFMDRAVSSYQKVFGFAITNEPLTRVDRDFNLLPAAATHWEVTEDGFTWIFHLQRDLIFGDGRPVTAYDYEASFHRWADPKTGFDFEWYYRPIKNWGDVVAGRMPLDSLGVEALDEHTIAFTTTQPTPYAPELLNYSWVTPTHLFEKYGPAWSTRAETHMGSGPFRLKEWTINDRIVLEPSPTYRGPNKPYLERITAQLFNAAAQPPYLAAYEAGEVDYIVLSNQAEINRVKSNPALEDHLNTYVDFQTYYLLMDSYNPPFNDRRVRRAFSHAVDQASLMSSALRDIALPAAAMSPPGFPAANSEALASIQAYDPVMARNLLAQAGYPDGEGFPAVSIWLRGETIVHSTAAEAVQAMLRQNLNIEVGVRNVERKVFTETMNAKELTLALIPYRYDYVDASNLLTLWLSNGRHPWHNARFEDLVLRANVLVGDPDRRDALYQEAEEILVRDVGGVFLWHTLINEMWRPYVRGAALETNKWGYRAWRGNQMLNLMPTLYISEEVQDAAPKKEPTGFWDWLTTR